A window of Terriglobus sp. RCC_193 contains these coding sequences:
- the atpD gene encoding F0F1 ATP synthase subunit beta gives MAENIGRVIQISGPAVDIQFDEKHMPPIYQALRITSEGFDIPTPLSVIVEVQQHLGEGRVRTVAMEATEGMVRGMKAVDTGNPIMVPVGRETLGRVLNVIGEPVDQLGPVQTELRKPIHRQAPAFDEQATGEEMFETGIKVVDLIQPFLKGGKIGLFGGAGVGKTVLIQELINNVAMQHGGFSVFAGVGERTREGNDLWMEFQESGVIDPTDWRKSKAALIYGQMTEPPGARLRVALTGLTIAEHFRDEEGSDVLLFIDNIFRFTQAGSEVSTLLGRMPSAVGYQPNLASEMGQLQERITSTKKGSVTSVQAIYVPADDLTDPAPATTFAHLDATTVLNRALTEIGIYPAVDPLASTSRILTPRVVGEEHYAVAQQVKGILQRYKDLQDIIAILGIDELSEDDKITVARARKVQKFLSQPFHVAEVFTGNPGKYVKVADTVRSFKEIIEGKHDSVPEQAFYMKGGIEEVLEAAAKMKANA, from the coding sequence ATGGCAGAGAACATCGGCAGAGTAATCCAGATCAGCGGCCCGGCCGTTGACATCCAGTTCGACGAGAAGCACATGCCGCCTATCTATCAGGCGCTGCGCATCACGTCGGAAGGCTTTGATATCCCCACGCCGCTTTCGGTGATCGTGGAAGTACAGCAGCACCTGGGCGAAGGCCGTGTGCGTACGGTTGCTATGGAAGCGACCGAAGGCATGGTTCGCGGCATGAAGGCCGTCGACACCGGCAACCCGATCATGGTGCCCGTGGGCCGCGAGACGCTGGGCCGTGTGCTCAACGTGATCGGCGAGCCCGTGGATCAGCTTGGCCCCGTACAGACGGAGCTGCGCAAACCCATCCATCGCCAGGCACCTGCGTTTGACGAGCAGGCCACCGGCGAAGAGATGTTCGAGACGGGCATCAAGGTTGTCGACCTGATCCAGCCCTTCTTGAAGGGCGGTAAGATCGGCCTCTTCGGCGGCGCCGGTGTGGGCAAGACGGTTCTGATTCAGGAGCTGATCAACAACGTTGCCATGCAGCACGGTGGTTTCTCCGTGTTTGCCGGTGTGGGTGAGCGTACCCGCGAAGGTAACGATCTGTGGATGGAATTCCAGGAGTCCGGCGTTATCGACCCGACCGACTGGCGCAAGAGCAAGGCTGCACTGATCTATGGCCAGATGACCGAGCCGCCGGGAGCGCGTCTGCGTGTGGCGCTGACCGGTCTGACGATCGCGGAACACTTCCGCGATGAAGAAGGCTCGGACGTGCTGCTGTTCATCGACAACATCTTCCGCTTCACGCAGGCAGGTTCTGAGGTTTCCACGCTGCTGGGCCGTATGCCTTCCGCCGTGGGTTACCAGCCGAACCTGGCCAGCGAGATGGGCCAGCTTCAGGAGCGCATCACGTCCACGAAGAAGGGTTCCGTTACGTCCGTGCAGGCCATCTATGTGCCCGCCGACGATTTGACCGATCCGGCTCCGGCGACGACCTTTGCCCACTTGGACGCGACCACCGTGTTGAACCGTGCACTGACGGAAATCGGTATCTATCCGGCTGTCGATCCGCTCGCTTCCACCTCGCGTATCCTCACCCCGCGCGTTGTTGGTGAAGAGCATTACGCAGTGGCGCAGCAGGTGAAGGGTATTCTGCAGCGCTACAAGGATCTGCAGGACATCATCGCCATCCTGGGTATCGACGAACTTTCGGAAGACGACAAGATCACCGTTGCCCGCGCACGTAAGGTGCAGAAGTTCCTGTCGCAGCCGTTCCACGTTGCGGAAGTCTTCACCGGCAACCCCGGCAAGTACGTCAAGGTGGCCGACACGGTGCGCTCCTTCAAGGAGATCATCGAAGGCAAGCATGACAGTGTGCCGGAGCAGGCCTTCTACATGAAGGGCGGCATCGAGGAAGTGCTGGAAGCCGCAGCCAAGATGAAGGCAAACGCGTAA
- a CDS encoding F0F1 ATP synthase subunit gamma, with amino-acid sequence MANVLDLKRRIRSVKNTRQITKAMKMVSAAKLRRAQERALQARPYAQMLANVLQSLVRRAALYGDEGNGDVVHPLLVEREEKNVLLLVVAGDKGFAGAFNSNIGKAAQKFIDYRREPKQVTEDDPRPGEQNIDIETVGRKTRDLFKRKYPEAAWKHIDEEHDEPIGISHHIEDLRQRKAPVEVTKDLGFLLAKLNFTEVDKAAHSIIDRYERGEIDSVYIVYNEFKSVIAQRVVVEKLLPIRKLGSPEITAAEEMSEELKEAAARAASTSGVSINEPEETELDREAKKFGTADVDYIYDQDPAKLFKHLLPRYVTTQIYHALLESSASEHAARMTAMDAASSNASDMIDSLTLTMNRVRQAAITKEIIEIVSGASAI; translated from the coding sequence ATGGCAAACGTACTGGATCTAAAGCGGCGCATTCGCTCCGTGAAAAACACGCGGCAGATCACCAAGGCCATGAAGATGGTCTCGGCGGCGAAGCTGCGTCGTGCGCAGGAGCGTGCGTTGCAGGCGCGTCCGTATGCGCAGATGCTGGCTAACGTACTGCAGTCGCTGGTGCGCCGCGCCGCTCTCTACGGGGACGAAGGCAACGGCGATGTCGTGCATCCGCTGCTTGTCGAACGCGAAGAGAAGAATGTGCTGCTGCTCGTCGTCGCAGGCGACAAGGGCTTCGCGGGTGCGTTCAACTCCAACATCGGCAAGGCCGCGCAGAAGTTCATCGACTATCGCCGCGAACCAAAGCAGGTGACGGAAGACGATCCGCGACCGGGCGAGCAGAACATCGACATTGAGACGGTCGGCCGCAAGACGCGCGACCTGTTCAAGCGCAAGTATCCGGAAGCCGCGTGGAAGCACATCGATGAGGAGCATGATGAGCCCATCGGCATCTCGCACCACATTGAAGACCTCCGCCAGCGCAAGGCGCCAGTGGAGGTCACCAAGGACCTTGGCTTCCTGTTGGCGAAGCTGAATTTCACAGAAGTGGACAAGGCCGCGCATTCGATCATTGACCGCTATGAACGCGGCGAGATCGATTCGGTTTACATCGTCTACAACGAGTTCAAGAGCGTTATCGCACAGCGCGTTGTAGTGGAGAAGCTGCTGCCGATCCGCAAGCTGGGCTCGCCGGAAATCACGGCCGCGGAAGAGATGTCAGAGGAATTGAAGGAAGCAGCCGCTCGCGCAGCCTCCACCTCAGGCGTCTCTATCAATGAGCCGGAAGAGACGGAACTGGACCGCGAGGCGAAGAAGTTTGGCACGGCAGACGTGGATTACATCTACGACCAGGATCCGGCGAAGCTGTTCAAGCACCTGCTGCCGCGTTACGTGACCACGCAGATTTACCATGCGCTGCTGGAATCCAGCGCCAGCGAACATGCCGCGCGTATGACGGCCATGGATGCGGCCAGCAGCAACGCCAGCGACATGATTGATTCGCTGACACTGACCATGAACCGCGTGCGTCAGGCAGCCATCACCAAGGAAATTATCGAGATCGTTTCAGGAGCGTCGGCCATCTAG
- the atpA gene encoding F0F1 ATP synthase subunit alpha, which yields MAQLKADEITELLRQQIENYEQKITVDEVGTIISLGDGIARIHGLDKVMAGELIEFPKGISGLAMNLDEDQVGAVLLGDFTEIKEGDTVKRTGKIMSVPVGDALIGRVVNALGQPIDDKGPIDTPYTLPVERLAPGVIDRKSVTEPMATGIKAIDTMIPIGRGQRELLIGDRQTGKTAIALDTILNSAKNDLICIYCAVGQKRSSVAQVVQTLEEYGAMAYTIVVAATASEPAPMSYLAPYAATAMGEYFRDNGKHALIIYDDLSKHAAAYREISLLLRRPPGREAYPGDVFYLHSRLLERSSKVSDKLGGGSLTALPIIETQAGDVSAYIPTNVISITDGQIFVETDLFNSGIRPAVNVGLSVSRVGFAAAMKATKQVGATLKLDLAQYRELAAFAQFGSDLDPATQKQLNRGSRLVEILKQPQFQPLTAAQQVAIVFAGTKGLLDDIDVKQVQAFEAGFHEYMKTTGQSILDAIMSKKALDDEITKNLTNAINDYKATFKAGQKDNKAALATA from the coding sequence ATGGCACAGCTCAAGGCAGACGAAATTACAGAACTGCTTCGTCAGCAGATCGAGAACTACGAACAGAAGATTACTGTCGATGAAGTCGGCACGATCATCTCGCTGGGCGACGGTATTGCGCGCATCCACGGCCTGGACAAGGTTATGGCAGGCGAACTGATTGAGTTCCCCAAGGGCATCAGCGGTCTGGCCATGAACCTGGATGAAGACCAGGTGGGCGCCGTGCTGCTGGGCGACTTCACGGAGATCAAGGAAGGCGACACGGTCAAGCGCACCGGCAAGATTATGAGCGTGCCCGTGGGCGATGCCCTGATCGGCCGCGTGGTGAACGCGCTCGGTCAGCCGATTGACGACAAAGGCCCCATCGACACGCCGTACACGCTGCCTGTCGAGCGTCTGGCTCCTGGTGTTATTGACCGTAAGTCCGTGACGGAGCCGATGGCGACCGGCATCAAGGCTATCGACACCATGATTCCGATCGGCCGTGGTCAGCGTGAGCTGCTCATCGGCGACCGCCAGACCGGCAAGACTGCAATCGCTCTGGACACGATCCTGAACTCGGCGAAGAACGACCTTATCTGCATCTACTGCGCAGTGGGACAGAAGCGTTCGTCCGTGGCCCAGGTCGTGCAGACGCTGGAAGAGTACGGCGCCATGGCGTACACGATTGTTGTTGCTGCGACGGCCTCTGAGCCCGCGCCGATGTCGTACCTGGCTCCCTATGCCGCGACTGCGATGGGCGAGTACTTCCGCGACAACGGCAAGCACGCTCTGATTATTTACGACGATCTGTCGAAGCACGCAGCGGCGTACCGCGAGATTTCGCTGCTGCTGCGCCGTCCGCCGGGCCGCGAAGCGTATCCAGGCGACGTGTTCTATCTCCATTCGCGTTTGCTTGAGCGTTCGTCGAAGGTTTCGGACAAGCTGGGCGGCGGTTCGCTGACGGCTCTGCCGATCATCGAAACGCAGGCTGGCGACGTGTCCGCGTACATCCCTACCAACGTGATTTCGATCACCGATGGCCAGATCTTCGTGGAAACCGATCTGTTCAACTCCGGTATCCGTCCGGCTGTAAACGTAGGTCTGTCGGTATCGCGTGTCGGTTTTGCTGCTGCGATGAAGGCCACCAAGCAGGTGGGTGCAACGCTGAAGCTGGATCTGGCGCAGTACCGCGAGCTGGCTGCCTTCGCGCAGTTCGGTTCGGATCTGGACCCCGCAACGCAGAAGCAGTTGAACCGTGGTTCGCGTCTGGTTGAGATTCTGAAGCAGCCGCAGTTCCAGCCGTTGACCGCTGCACAGCAGGTGGCCATCGTGTTCGCTGGAACGAAGGGTCTGCTGGACGATATCGACGTGAAGCAGGTGCAGGCGTTCGAAGCAGGCTTCCACGAGTACATGAAGACCACCGGCCAGTCGATTCTGGATGCCATCATGAGCAAGAAGGCTCTGGATGACGAGATCACCAAGAACCTGACCAACGCCATCAATGATTACAAGGCCACGTTCAAGGCCGGCCAGAAGGACAACAAGGCCGCCCTCGCGACGGCATAA
- a CDS encoding glycosyltransferase, translated as MVETPGKRIVIASFGSLGDLHPFLALAQELRNRGHHPVIATTPFYKERIQALGFEVQSLGPPVSPQDPELMHRLMRTVRGPEYLFRKMFLPHLPEMYAELERICSGADLLIAGEVVLPAPILAEKTGIPWVSVLLSPISLLSAHDPSVLPGFPFLSLTRSWPLMFQKALLKLPALAFRRWSTPLREFRKSLGLPDDSEALRTGKLKANLVLATFSPQFAQPQPDWPANTLQTGFAHYEQESLPEHDEVQQRMEEFLQAGTPPIVFTLGSAAVHAPGNFFWMSARAAHRLRMRAILVGDPRGLSAPNILTVPYADYRKLFPHAAIIVHQGGIGTTAEALRSGRPQVVVPFNFDQPDNAARIVRLGVGLKHERRMWRDRQAHYSLLRLLRDNSFAERAALIGEILRKEDGTANAVHAIEQLMATRS; from the coding sequence ATGGTTGAAACTCCCGGAAAACGTATTGTCATCGCGTCATTTGGATCGCTGGGCGATCTTCACCCATTTCTGGCGCTGGCACAGGAGCTTCGCAACCGTGGACACCATCCGGTCATAGCCACTACCCCTTTTTACAAAGAACGCATTCAGGCTCTTGGGTTTGAGGTTCAGTCGCTGGGGCCGCCGGTCTCTCCGCAGGATCCGGAACTGATGCACCGCCTCATGCGCACCGTGCGCGGACCGGAATATCTCTTCCGAAAAATGTTCTTGCCACACCTTCCGGAGATGTACGCGGAACTGGAACGCATCTGCTCCGGCGCGGACCTTCTCATCGCAGGCGAAGTGGTTCTTCCCGCGCCTATCCTCGCGGAAAAAACTGGCATCCCCTGGGTTTCCGTTCTGCTTTCCCCCATCAGCCTCCTCTCCGCGCACGATCCCTCCGTGCTGCCTGGGTTCCCGTTCCTGTCCCTCACGCGTAGCTGGCCATTGATGTTTCAGAAAGCTCTTTTGAAACTGCCTGCCCTCGCATTCCGCCGCTGGAGCACTCCGTTACGGGAATTTCGCAAGAGCCTCGGCCTGCCGGATGACTCGGAAGCCCTGCGCACCGGCAAGCTGAAAGCAAACCTGGTGCTGGCCACGTTCTCTCCACAGTTTGCGCAACCACAGCCAGACTGGCCCGCAAACACACTGCAAACCGGGTTCGCGCATTACGAACAGGAATCCCTGCCGGAACACGACGAAGTACAGCAACGCATGGAGGAATTCCTGCAGGCGGGAACACCGCCCATCGTCTTCACACTTGGCTCTGCGGCAGTACACGCGCCCGGCAATTTCTTCTGGATGAGCGCACGCGCCGCACACCGGCTTCGTATGCGTGCCATTCTCGTGGGCGATCCACGCGGATTAAGCGCGCCAAACATCCTGACGGTGCCTTACGCGGACTACCGCAAACTCTTCCCGCACGCCGCCATCATCGTGCATCAGGGCGGCATTGGCACCACCGCGGAAGCACTGCGATCCGGGCGCCCCCAGGTCGTCGTGCCCTTCAACTTCGATCAGCCTGACAATGCCGCGCGCATTGTCCGACTCGGCGTAGGCCTGAAGCACGAACGCAGAATGTGGAGGGACCGGCAGGCGCATTACTCGCTGCTGCGCCTGCTACGCGACAACAGCTTCGCAGAGCGCGCCGCGTTGATAGGCGAAATCCTTCGTAAGGAAGACGGCACAGCAAACGCTGTACACGCGATCGAGCAATTGATGGCGACACGTTCGTAA
- the dnaK gene encoding molecular chaperone DnaK, translating into MGKIIGIDLGTTNSCVAVMEGGEPKVIPNEEGGRTTPSIVAFTKSGERLVGQVAKRQAITNPENTIYSIKRFMGRRPNEVNEEMKMVPYKVVAKGDNVVVDAQGKEYTAPEISAMILQKLKKAAEDYLGQSVTEAVITVPAYFNDAQRQATKDAGKIAGLDVKRIVNEPTAAALAYGLDKKKDETIVVYDFGGGTFDVSVLEVGEGVIEVKATNGDTHLGGDNLDQRLVDWLIDEFRKKEGLDLRGKGNEMALQRLKDAAERAKIELSTTMETEINLPFITADATGPKHLVEKLTRAKFESLVEDLLQKSVGPCKQAMQDAGIDASKVDEVVLVGGQTRMPRIQQLVKDLFGKEPHKGVNPDEVVAIGAAIQGGVLGGEVKDLLLLDVTPLTLAIETMGSVATPMIPRNTTIPTKKSETFSTAADNQTEVEVHVLQGERPLANQNRTLGKFKLSGIPPAPRGVPQIEVTFDIDANGILNVTAKDNATGKDQKITITSSSGLSKEEVERMAKEAEAHAGEDKEKRDEIEARNQLDSLVYNVEKTFRENGDKISGAERGDVETALADAKSTLAGTPSAADLKAANEKLTAASHKLAEAMYKAGQAPTDGAAAAAGTTTEEPKHEEGVIDAEYVDVDNK; encoded by the coding sequence ATGGGTAAGATCATTGGAATTGACCTTGGAACCACTAACAGCTGCGTTGCCGTGATGGAAGGCGGCGAGCCGAAGGTGATTCCAAATGAAGAAGGCGGCCGCACCACGCCGTCGATCGTTGCGTTTACGAAGAGCGGCGAGCGCCTCGTTGGTCAGGTGGCAAAGCGCCAGGCCATCACTAACCCCGAGAACACCATTTACTCCATTAAGCGCTTCATGGGCCGCCGCCCGAATGAAGTGAATGAAGAGATGAAGATGGTTCCCTACAAGGTGGTCGCAAAGGGCGACAACGTTGTGGTGGATGCGCAGGGTAAGGAATATACCGCGCCGGAAATCAGCGCGATGATTCTGCAGAAGCTGAAGAAGGCTGCTGAAGATTATCTTGGCCAGAGCGTGACGGAAGCCGTCATCACCGTTCCGGCGTACTTCAACGATGCTCAGCGTCAGGCTACGAAGGACGCGGGCAAGATTGCCGGTCTGGATGTGAAGCGTATCGTCAACGAGCCCACCGCGGCTGCGCTGGCTTACGGCCTGGATAAGAAGAAGGACGAGACCATCGTGGTGTATGACTTCGGTGGCGGTACGTTCGACGTGTCGGTGCTTGAAGTAGGCGAAGGCGTCATTGAAGTGAAGGCCACCAACGGCGACACGCATCTGGGTGGTGACAACCTTGATCAGCGTCTTGTGGATTGGCTGATTGATGAGTTCCGCAAGAAGGAAGGCCTGGACCTGCGCGGCAAGGGCAACGAAATGGCCCTGCAACGCCTGAAGGACGCGGCTGAGCGCGCGAAGATTGAGCTCTCCACAACCATGGAGACGGAGATCAACCTGCCGTTCATTACGGCAGACGCGACCGGACCGAAGCATCTCGTGGAGAAACTGACACGAGCGAAGTTCGAAAGCCTCGTTGAGGACCTGCTGCAGAAGTCGGTCGGCCCGTGCAAGCAGGCGATGCAGGATGCTGGCATCGATGCGTCGAAGGTTGACGAGGTCGTTCTCGTTGGTGGACAGACGCGTATGCCTCGCATCCAGCAGCTGGTGAAGGACCTGTTTGGCAAGGAACCACACAAGGGCGTGAACCCGGATGAAGTCGTAGCGATTGGCGCGGCGATTCAGGGTGGCGTTCTGGGCGGTGAAGTGAAGGACCTGCTGCTGCTGGATGTGACGCCGCTGACCCTGGCTATCGAAACGATGGGCAGCGTTGCGACGCCGATGATCCCGCGCAACACGACCATCCCGACGAAGAAGAGCGAAACCTTCTCGACGGCTGCGGATAACCAGACAGAAGTGGAAGTCCACGTTCTGCAGGGTGAGCGTCCGCTGGCGAACCAGAACCGTACGCTGGGCAAGTTCAAGCTGTCGGGTATTCCTCCCGCACCGCGTGGCGTGCCGCAGATTGAGGTGACGTTTGACATTGACGCGAACGGCATCCTGAACGTGACGGCGAAGGACAACGCCACGGGCAAGGACCAGAAGATCACCATCACTTCCAGCTCGGGTCTGAGCAAGGAAGAGGTGGAGCGGATGGCCAAGGAAGCGGAAGCCCACGCGGGCGAGGACAAGGAGAAGCGCGACGAAATTGAAGCGCGGAACCAGCTCGACAGCCTCGTCTACAACGTGGAGAAGACCTTCCGCGAGAACGGCGACAAGATCAGCGGCGCAGAGCGCGGCGATGTGGAAACTGCACTGGCCGATGCGAAGAGCACGCTGGCGGGAACGCCTTCTGCGGCTGATCTGAAGGCTGCGAACGAGAAGCTGACCGCGGCCAGCCACAAGCTTGCCGAAGCCATGTACAAGGCCGGTCAGGCTCCCACGGATGGCGCTGCTGCCGCTGCGGGAACCACCACCGAAGAGCCCAAGCACGAAGAGGGCGTAATCGATGCCGAGTACGTGGACGTCGACAACAAGTAA
- a CDS encoding ATPase — MKFVFAALLAVTLAAPVVHGQESAAASASVASGQKFEPEAVPEKNNPERKEAEGGEEAFRKSPSVIKLGHMLGMEPGTASAVFEWFNAIILLGAVGFGLVKALPKAFRARTEGIQKNIVEARVATEEAKARLSAVEGRLAKLDSEIAALRTENEKAAMEEEVRIHAQAEEEKKRILEAAEQEIAAASAAATRDLRAYAAEIAVDRAASQLNITPEDDRILIESFAGKLGREGSRN, encoded by the coding sequence ATGAAATTCGTATTTGCAGCACTGCTGGCGGTCACGCTGGCTGCACCTGTCGTCCATGGGCAGGAGTCTGCTGCCGCGTCGGCTTCGGTGGCTTCCGGCCAGAAGTTTGAGCCTGAGGCGGTTCCGGAAAAGAACAATCCGGAGCGCAAGGAAGCTGAGGGAGGCGAAGAAGCATTCCGCAAGTCCCCTTCCGTCATTAAGCTGGGGCACATGCTGGGCATGGAACCGGGAACGGCTTCGGCAGTGTTTGAGTGGTTCAATGCCATCATTCTGCTGGGCGCTGTGGGTTTTGGTTTAGTGAAGGCTCTGCCGAAGGCGTTCCGCGCACGCACTGAGGGAATCCAGAAGAACATTGTGGAAGCCCGCGTGGCCACGGAAGAGGCGAAGGCTCGCCTGTCTGCCGTGGAAGGCCGCCTGGCGAAGCTGGATAGCGAAATTGCTGCTCTCCGTACAGAAAACGAGAAGGCCGCCATGGAAGAAGAAGTTCGCATCCACGCACAGGCCGAAGAAGAGAAGAAGCGAATTCTGGAAGCTGCAGAGCAGGAAATTGCTGCTGCATCCGCCGCCGCCACTCGCGATCTGCGCGCCTATGCCGCAGAGATTGCCGTGGACCGTGCCGCTTCGCAGTTGAACATTACGCCGGAAGATGACCGCATCCTGATTGAATCGTTTGCGGGCAAGCTGGGCAGAGAAGGGAGCCGCAACTAA
- the atpH gene encoding ATP synthase F1 subunit delta — protein sequence MAAFELRYARAFQQVVAAQNLNIDSVRQQVADFAATLDGSRELREFLLNPTLDHKDKVKVLDAVAGRVGLDKPVRNFVAVLMDHGRLESLKDIAAEFSTLADLANGIAEAEIVTAKSLSENEKQLLGSKAGALAGSRVRVTWTQDASLLGGAVIKLGSQVYDGSVRGQLQQLKRHLAGA from the coding sequence ATGGCCGCCTTCGAACTTCGTTATGCGCGCGCATTTCAGCAGGTTGTTGCTGCGCAGAATCTGAATATTGACAGTGTTCGCCAGCAGGTTGCTGACTTTGCTGCCACGCTGGACGGCAGTCGCGAACTACGCGAATTTCTGCTGAATCCGACGCTGGATCATAAGGACAAGGTCAAAGTTCTGGATGCAGTTGCAGGACGTGTCGGTCTGGATAAGCCGGTCCGCAACTTCGTCGCGGTGCTGATGGACCACGGCCGCCTGGAGTCGCTGAAGGACATTGCTGCTGAGTTCAGCACCCTGGCCGATCTGGCCAACGGGATTGCCGAGGCAGAGATTGTTACCGCGAAGTCACTCTCGGAAAATGAGAAGCAGCTGCTGGGCAGTAAGGCTGGCGCGCTGGCAGGCAGCCGGGTTCGCGTCACCTGGACGCAGGACGCGTCTTTGCTGGGCGGAGCGGTGATTAAGCTTGGCTCGCAGGTGTACGATGGCTCGGTTCGCGGACAGTTGCAGCAGTTGAAGCGGCACCTGGCAGGCGCTTAA
- a CDS encoding DnaJ C-terminal domain-containing protein has protein sequence MAPTQNKDYYGALGVKKTATADEIRKAFRKLARKYHPDVNPGDKKSEEQFKEISEANDVLSDEKKRKIYDQLGFYSDNIDPAAAEAAARGGYGGGNTYSGGHAGGGVPFDFGGFDFSGGTAQQSSGGGFGGGFRDIFGSMFSGGGGRQQTQAARGPRPGTDLEYQVEVDFWTAIRGGTTKIEISRREQCGTCKGTGTVGAPQTCPQCNGSGQITQMQGRMKFNVACPRCGGTGRLQLDCGTCHGEGTVTKRQTLEFRIKPGTRDGQRIRLAGKGNAGTEGAPSGDLYLIIKSGPHPVFTRAGDDIRVTVPVLAFEAALGTKIDVPTIDGRTQLKIPPGTQTGQKLRLREKGVPSASQEGVRGDQIVEVQIVVPKIQDERSKEILRELAKLNPEDPREALFAKV, from the coding sequence ATGGCACCCACTCAGAACAAGGATTATTACGGCGCACTCGGCGTGAAGAAGACGGCCACCGCGGATGAGATCCGCAAGGCCTTCCGCAAACTTGCGCGCAAGTATCACCCTGACGTCAACCCCGGCGATAAGAAGTCCGAAGAGCAGTTCAAGGAAATCTCCGAAGCCAATGACGTCCTGAGCGACGAGAAAAAGCGCAAGATTTATGACCAGCTTGGCTTCTACTCCGACAACATCGACCCCGCGGCGGCAGAGGCTGCAGCGCGCGGTGGCTATGGTGGCGGTAACACGTATAGCGGCGGTCATGCAGGCGGCGGTGTGCCGTTTGATTTTGGCGGATTCGATTTCTCTGGCGGCACTGCGCAGCAAAGCTCTGGTGGTGGATTCGGCGGCGGGTTCCGCGACATCTTTGGCAGCATGTTCAGTGGTGGCGGCGGCCGCCAGCAGACACAGGCGGCGCGTGGGCCGCGTCCGGGGACAGACCTGGAGTACCAGGTAGAAGTGGACTTCTGGACGGCAATCCGTGGCGGCACCACGAAGATTGAGATCTCGCGGCGGGAGCAGTGCGGCACGTGCAAGGGAACCGGCACGGTCGGCGCTCCGCAGACGTGTCCGCAGTGCAATGGCAGCGGTCAGATTACGCAGATGCAGGGTCGCATGAAGTTCAACGTGGCGTGTCCGCGTTGCGGCGGCACGGGGCGTTTGCAGTTGGATTGTGGCACATGCCACGGCGAAGGCACGGTGACGAAGCGCCAGACGCTGGAGTTCCGCATCAAGCCCGGCACACGCGATGGTCAGCGTATTCGGCTTGCGGGCAAGGGCAATGCAGGCACGGAAGGCGCGCCTTCCGGCGACTTGTATCTCATCATCAAGTCCGGGCCGCATCCGGTGTTTACGCGCGCTGGCGATGACATTCGCGTAACGGTGCCGGTGCTGGCGTTTGAGGCGGCGCTGGGAACGAAGATTGATGTGCCCACCATTGATGGCCGCACGCAGTTGAAGATTCCGCCGGGAACACAGACCGGGCAGAAGCTGCGTCTGCGCGAGAAGGGTGTGCCGTCTGCTTCGCAGGAAGGCGTGCGTGGCGATCAGATTGTGGAAGTGCAGATCGTTGTGCCGAAGATTCAGGATGAGCGCTCGAAGGAGATTCTCCGCGAGCTGGCGAAGTTGAATCCGGAGGATCCGCGCGAGGCGTTGTTCGCGAAAGTTTAG
- a CDS encoding Fpg/Nei family DNA glycosylase, giving the protein MPEGNEIHRWAARHNAAFAGRKVNVLPGLNHRFKDAHLVDGKKMVQVHAVGKHLGYEFANGLYLHIHLGRFGDFTEGLGPLPEPKGTLRAVMQRAGSGKVSRSVKGNAHALTGPYNGPPGKDDGTQPFPPEDVDWWELRGPTDCSVYDAEKWQALLNRLGPDPLAHEPGGHDDPERAINAILTKKANIAELLMDQQIISGIGNIYRAELLFRHRVNPFTPGDAMDAKMLKAIWKDAAVLLKAGMVDRRIVCTKKSDRPSKKDPALRGEEHYVYRRHGKPCFVCGEAILRKDVAGRTLYWCPNDQHTTKEQTASALKPGISLRSQRMPRRMD; this is encoded by the coding sequence ATGCCGGAAGGCAATGAGATACATCGCTGGGCCGCGCGGCATAATGCAGCGTTTGCCGGGCGCAAGGTAAACGTGTTGCCGGGGCTGAACCATCGCTTTAAAGACGCGCACCTGGTGGACGGCAAGAAAATGGTGCAGGTGCATGCGGTGGGCAAGCACCTGGGTTATGAGTTTGCGAACGGGCTTTATCTGCACATTCATCTTGGCCGCTTCGGCGATTTCACAGAAGGGCTTGGCCCACTGCCAGAGCCGAAGGGAACACTGCGTGCGGTGATGCAGCGTGCGGGTTCGGGCAAGGTATCGCGCAGCGTGAAAGGCAATGCGCATGCGTTGACCGGGCCCTACAACGGGCCTCCCGGCAAAGACGATGGAACCCAGCCGTTCCCGCCGGAAGATGTGGACTGGTGGGAGTTGCGTGGGCCTACGGATTGCTCCGTCTACGACGCGGAAAAGTGGCAGGCGTTGCTGAATCGTCTGGGGCCTGATCCATTGGCGCATGAGCCCGGCGGGCATGACGATCCGGAGCGTGCTATCAACGCGATTCTTACGAAGAAGGCGAACATTGCAGAGCTGCTGATGGATCAACAGATAATCTCCGGTATTGGCAATATCTATCGTGCGGAGCTGCTCTTTCGGCATCGTGTGAACCCCTTTACGCCGGGCGATGCGATGGACGCGAAGATGCTGAAGGCTATCTGGAAGGACGCTGCCGTCCTGCTGAAGGCGGGCATGGTGGATCGGCGTATTGTCTGCACGAAAAAGAGTGATCGTCCATCAAAGAAAGATCCTGCGCTGCGTGGCGAGGAGCATTATGTCTATCGTCGCCACGGCAAACCGTGTTTCGTATGCGGAGAGGCCATTCTGCGCAAGGATGTGGCAGGGCGCACGCTGTACTGGTGCCCGAACGATCAGCACACCACGAAAGAGCAGACGGCGTCCGCTCTGAAGCCGGGGATAAGTCTGCGTTCGCAACGCATGCCGCGACGGATGGATTGA